From a region of the Dictyostelium discoideum AX4 chromosome 2 chromosome, whole genome shotgun sequence genome:
- a CDS encoding SH2 domain-containing protein, protein MDPSIFTSLKGVNTNEDLSVFTNTLTTSRVGLNSSQSRVINSLHHLKLEQQQLLQQQKLAGSSNIIIPSSSSSLSQSSPSFKTMILSTSPSSSLSSSLSSSKERANIIRNINFLKNSVENFFISNKTIYEEGSSSFNINDFPEEILIHILKWVSPFDLRICSLVSNYWSIISSQNPIWYEKCYSQWHWCCNINQEKLNRLGDQVSWKEFYKFWAKEYLKYAEWWQESFSREDANQVLSTMGKGTFLIRASTSKKNCLVISYNVHAQTPNHMLLSYLGLYTGVSLYDEIGRVYPTLASLIRGKKSWLKRPFQSFSYLNKSNLKLKYINDKINEIVQQQPQNQQKQQQHEQQLQQHLQQQQQRYSSKEIDRLSLLHIACKWSFKSIVIKLLTMGADVNHKSTKSKKLNSNGTKKDGKPPLFFAIGFVHGQPQSNNRLEIVKLLLEHPKLDINQLDSKGRSICHIACKQHQQDSLEILKLLLKYGANPHLHAPNGYYPLHLATKENNLKIVKLLLSITTTTIYNYTKTNELEGDSNNNNNNNNNNNNNNNNNNNNNNNNNNNNNNNNNEEFEKIRIIENEREIIGEEKEENISHIKINYKVDINCKIESTPISRINNDYGATPLHIAASKNFIPIIKLLLEHPNIDIDFRDNSNKTALHLCVSNPQDWVNIARFGKPLQHHFSHQTIELLIKNNSNLNLLDDQAKTPLHIAIEKGHRKSTYIIATTLRDSYSKLFIQSIYSKQSLYQSLKNGSESKDIQKIVADVNYSIMCGYNEDFIEPLDKTIIDHYNNISDILKKEFFPLLEN, encoded by the exons atggaTCCAAGTATTTTTACATCACTAAAAGGAGTCAATACAAACGAAGATTTATCAGTATTTACAAACACTCTTACAACATCACGTGTTGGTTTAAATTCTAGTCAATCAAGGGTTATAAATTCATtgcatcatttaaaattagaacaacaacaattattacaacaacaaaaattagCAGGATCatcaaatattataataccatcatcatcatcatcattatcacaatcatcaccatcatttaaaacaatgatattatcaacatcaccatcttcatctttatcatcatcattatcatcatcaaaagaAAGAGCAAATATAATAAggaatataaattttttaaaaaatagtgttgagaatttttttattagtaatAAAACCATATATGAAGAaggatcatcatcatttaatataaatgattttccagaggaaattttaattcatattttaaaatgggTATCACCATTTGATCTTAGAATTTGTAGTTTAGTTTCAAATTATTGGTCAATAATATCATCACAAAACCCAATTT gGTATGAAAAATGTTATAGTCAATGGCATTGGTGTTGTAATATTAATcaagagaaattaaatagGTTAGGTGATCAGGTTAGTTGGaaagaattttataaattttgggcaaaagaatatttaaaGTATGCAGAATGGTGGCAAGAATCATTCTCAAGAGAGGATGCAAATCAAGTTTTATCAACTATGGGTAAAGGTACCTTTTTAATTAGAGCTAGTACCAGTAAAAAGAATTGTTTAGTTATTTCTTATAATGTACATGCACAAACACCAAATCATATGTTATTAAGTTATCTTGGATTATATACAGGTGTTTCATTATATGATGAGATTGGAAGAGTTTATCCAACTTTAGCATCGTTAATACGTGGTAAAAAATCTTGGTTAAAAAGACCATTCCAATCATTCtcttatttaaataaatcaaatctaaaattaaaatatataaatgataaaatcaatgaaattgtacagcaacaaccacaaaatcaacaaaaacaacaacaacatgaACAACAGTTACAACAacatttacaacaacaacaacaaagatattcatcaaaagaaattgatagACTTTCATTATTACATATAGCTTGTAAATGGAGTTTTAAATCAAtagtaattaaattattaactaTGGGTGCAGATGTTAATCATAAATCAActaaatcaaagaaattaaatagtaatggtaCAAAAAAAGATGGTAAACCACCATTGTTTTTCGCTATTGGATTTGTACATGGTCAACCACAATCAAATAACAGATTAGAGATTGTAAAATTACTATTGGAACATCCAAAATTGGatataaatcaattagatTCAAAAGGTCGTTCAATTTGTCATATAGCATGtaaacaacatcaacaagaTTCTTTGGAAATacttaaactattattaaaatatggtGCAAATCCTCATCTACATGCTCCAAATGGTTATTATCCATTACATTTAGCtacaaaagaaaataatttaaaaatagtaaaactattattatcaattacaactacaacaatatataattatacaaaaacaaatgaatTAGAAGgagatagtaataataataataataataataataataataataataataataataataataataataataataataataataataataataataataataataataatgaagaatttgaaaaaataaggataattgaaaatgaaagagAAATAATAggagaagaaaaagaagaaaatatatcacatataaaaattaattataaagttgatataaattgtaaaattgaatcaacaCCCATATCcagaattaataatgattatgGTGCAACACCATTACATATAGCGGCATCAAAGAATTTCATACCAATTATAAAGTTATTATTGGAGCATccaaatattgatattgatttcagagataatagtaataagaCTGCCTTACATCTCTGTGTTTCAAATCCACAGGATTGGGTTAATATAGCAAGATTTGGTAAACCATTACAACATCATTTTAGTCATCaaacaattgaattattaattaaaaacaattcaaatctAAATCTATTGGATGATCAAGCAAAAACACCACTTCATATTGCAATTGAAAAAGGTCATAGAAAGAGTACCTATATCATTGCAACTACACTACGTGATTCTTATTCAAAACTATTCATTCAATCCATTTATTCAAAACAATCTTTATAtcaaagtttaaaaaatggttCAGAATCTAAagatattcaaaaaattgtTGCCGATGTTAATTATTCTATAATGTGTGGTTACAATGAAGATTTCATTGAACCACTTGATAAAACAATCATTgatcattataataatattagtgatattttaaaaaaagaattttttccattattagaaaattaa
- the rpc34 gene encoding RNA polymerase III subunit, with product MSEELENKFLDLCHKYPTGLTQQMIEVSLGHKMEEIVKVINNLIKQGRLMLIQNSDETTSYKEVNPEDQAKFRGLGVEDFLIYQLIEASSNTGAWTRELKNSSGYQQVQITKILKTLESRKLIKSVKSIQSGRKKVYMLYNMEPSREITGGQLYSDQSYDHQYIQIMKMHIKTFVDNKGAVDLADIITYLRKVAEEATSQSLGPEDIQALVNTVIYDGDIEEMRDTRMGAMLGRRSGILYKPTKTPIPVNNFCNMPCGNCPVFDICSDNGLVSPKRCVYFKQYLEQDDESLDF from the exons ATGTCTGAAGAATTGGagaataaatttttagatttatgtCATAAATATCCAACAGGTCTAACTCAACAAATGATTGAGGTTAGTTTAGGACATAAAATGGAGGAAATAGTTAAAGTTATAAATAATCTAATCAAGCAAGGTAGATTAATGCTTATACAAAACTCTGATGAAACGACATCATATAAAGAAGTTAATCCTGAAGATCAAGCaaa atttagaGGATTAGGAGTTgaagattttttaatatatcaattaattgaagcATCATCGAATACAGGTGCATGGACAAGAGAATTAAAGAATAGTTCAGGTTATCAACAAGTACAAATTACAAAGATTTTAAAGACATTAGAATCAAGAAAACTTATTAAATCAGTGAAATCAATTCAAAGTGGTAGAAAAAAAGTATACATGTTATATAATATGGAACCAAGTAGAGAGATCACAGGTGGTCAATTGTATTCGGATCAATCGTATGATCATCAATATATTCAAATCATGAAAATGCATATTAAAACATTTGTAGACAATAAAGGTGCCGTAGATTTAGCAGATATCATCACTTATCTTAGAAAAGTTGCTGAAGAGGCAACAAGTCAAAGTTTAGGTCCAGAGGATATTCAAGCACTAGTTAACACTGTCATCTACGATGGTGATATCGAAGAGATGAGAGATACTAGAATGGGTGCAATGCTTGGTAGAAGATCTGGTATCCTCTATAAACCAACTAAAACACCAATAcctgtaaataatttttgtaatATGCCATGTGGTAATTGTCCAGTTTTCGATATATGTAGTGATAATGGTTTAGTTTCACCCAAACGTTGtgtttattttaaacaatatttagaacaagatgatgaaagtttagatttttaa
- the mvk gene encoding mevalonate kinase, whose amino-acid sequence MISNQDNIIQVSAPGKIILFGEHAVVLEKTAIASALSLRTTVTFTPNTNNTLLLDFPDLAGFGVREWSLDEFKKLDHFPNDIDILKPIECSELFQQELNKIIDIKGIHTFLFLFCALTKCTKAYNIKITSDLPIGAGLGSSASFCVSICAGLLKAFDTYICGGCKQCIGGQGQQQQICNEQLNLINLWSLQGEKIMHGTPSGIDNAVATFGKALTFTRKNGYKILENGIPPLRILITNTRVSRSTKTLVEGVIQRSKLYPTLIDPVSNLIDTISSQCIESFNQYHTDKDYEKLQQTMDLMFDMNQHLLSGCYGVGHSSIDTIVSITKSLGFHTKLTGAGGGGCVITLLKQDTTIDQLSNLKLTLSSNGFESWEATIGDPGVSINILPIQK is encoded by the exons atgaTATCAAACCAAGACAATATCATTCAag tatcaGCACCAggtaaaatcattttatttggaGAACATGCAGTTGTATTAGAGAAAACAGCGATCGCATCAGCCTTATCATTAAGAACAACAGTAACATTTACACCAAATACAAACAATACATTATTATTGGATTTCCCTGATTTAGCGGGTTTTGGAGTTAGAGAATGGAGTTtagatgaatttaaaaaattagatcATTTCCCAAATG atattgatatattaaaaccaattgaatGTAGTGAATTATTTcaacaagaattaaataaaattattgatattaaaggAATTcatacatttttatttttattttgtgcTTTAACAAAATGTACAAAAGCATACAATATAAAGATTACATCAGATTTACCAATTGGTGCAGGTTTAGGATCATCAGCATCATTTTGTGTTAGTATTTGTGCTGGTTTATTAAAAGCATTTGATACCTAtatttgtggtggttgtaaaCAATGTATTGGTGGACAAGgacaacagcaacaaatttgtaatgaacaattaaatttaattaatttatggTCATTACAGGGTGAAAAGATTATGCATGGTACACCATCGGGTATTGATAATGCAGTTGCAACATTTGGTAAAGCATTGACATTCACTCGTAAGAATGGGTATAAGATATTAGAGAATGGTATACCACCATTACGTATATTGATTACAAATACTCGAGTTAGTCGTTCAACTAAAACTTTGGTAGAAGGCGTAATTCAACGTTCGAAATTATATCCAACATTGATTGACCCAGTCTCCAATTTAATTGACACTATCTCAAGTCAATGTATTGAATCTTTCAATCAATATCATACCGATAAAGATTATGAAAAACTTCAACAAACTATGGATCTTATGTTTGACATGAATCAACATCTATTATCTGGTTGTTATGGTGTTGGTCATTCTTCAATTGATACAATCGTTTCAATTACAAAATCATTAGGTTTTCATACAAAATTAACTGGtgctggtggtggtggttgtgttATTACACTTTTAAAACAAGATACTACAATCGATCAATTATCAAATCTCAAATTAACTTTATCTTCAAATGGTTTCGAAAGTTGGGAAGCAACAATTGGTGATCCAGGTGTttctattaatattttaccaattcaaaaataa
- a CDS encoding hypothetical protein (Similar to Dictyostelium discoideum (Slime mold). vegetative stage specific V4-7), producing MSLEEINLLVSPSNEDVKTVVNWLKSNDIGKEEMMVHSDFIQLRINVMKASNLFETEFAYYQSIRNSLDQRIRIVESASIPKYLKNKIDFILGLSDFIEDNKFYETMFKSRIDVKDSFVTITPSFIKSYYGIPFNQVGENENNSISVASFNDFYSAGALGYFDSEYNIDSSSIRVNNSGPNCFGLNYCGQAESDLDIQYITAIGNNISTLFLSSGNGEWVLDWASSIQLFNPIPKIASISYSWAELEQCQATSFCPTLGIDSQIYIQRSNIEFQKIGLRGTTIFVSSGDDGSTSFYSTSGNCPIDGLNHYCPLGGCNHTITQCPSITIIQSNGSLAIFPNGIGANTGILFSNQSFVDAVNEFIKTNWQCDLSIEEDFSQNPHLYSSCSCENLIPTSNDELGIKIIGYSFDENAGSLFSPQYPTSSPYVTSVGATQIITNQPDEIVCSSSTGAAVTSGGGFAVTQSQPYYQVVAVAKYLETAENLPPSFSFDPTKRAYPDISLVAHKYSIGYSANDSSLDSCPCGLINVDGTSASTPTVAGIFALINDKLLSAGKSQLGFLNPLLYQAAQEQPNVFNDIVTGNINCNRAYCCQYGFSAAVGYDPATDLF from the exons ATGAGTTTAgaagaaataaatttattagtttCTCCAAGTAATGAAGATGTCAAAACAGTTGTAAATTGGTTAAAAAGTAATGATATTGGTAAAGAAGAAATGATGGTTCATTCAgattttattcaattaagAATAAATGTTATGAAAgcatcaaatttatttgaaacgGAATTCGCATATTATCAATCAATAAGAAATAGTTTAGATCAAAGAATTAGAATTGTTGAATCAGCATCAATTCCaaagtatttaaaaaataaaattgattttatattagGTTTATCGGATTTCATTGAAGATAATAAATTCTATGAAACAATGTTTAAATCAAGAATTGATGTAAAGGATTCATTCGTTACAATTACAccatcatttattaaatcctATTATGGTATACCTTTCAATCAAGTtggtgaaaatgaaaataattctaTTTCAGTTGcatcttttaatgatttctATTCCGCTGGCGCATTAGGTTATTTCGATTCAGAATATAATATTGACTCATCAAGTATTAGAGTAAACAATTCCGGACCTAATTGTTTTGGATTAAACTATTGTGGCCAGGCAGAGAGTGATTTAGATATTCAATACATTACAgcaattggtaataatatatCTACATTATTCCTTTCATCTGGTAATGGCGAATGGGTTTTAGATTGGGCATCATcgattcaattatttaatccAATACCAAAGATTGCATCAATATCTTATAGTTGGGCTGAATTAGAACAGTGTCAAGCAACTTCATTTTGTCCAACACTTGGTATTGACTCCCAAATTTATATCCAAAGatcaaatattgaatttcAAAAGATTGGTTTACGTGGTACAACAATATTCGTTAgtagtggtgatgatggttcTACTTCTTTTTATTCAACTTCAGGCAATTGCCCAATTGATggtttaaatcattattgtCCGCTCGGTGGTTGTAATCATACAATAACTCAATGCCCATCAATAACTATAATTCAATCCAATGGTTCACTTGCAATTTTCCCAAat GGTATTGGGGCAAATACAGGTATTTTATTTAGTAATCAAAGTTTTGTTGATGCagttaatgaatttattaaaactaattGGCAATGTGATTTGAGTATTGAGGAAGATTTTTCACAAAATCCTCATCTATATTCAAGTTGTTCGTGtgaaaatttaataccaACAAGTAATGATGAACttggaattaaaattataggATATAGTTTTGATGAAAATGCAGGTTCACTATTTTCACCACAATATCCAACAAGTTCACCATATGTTACATCAGTTGGTGCAACTCAAATTATTACTAACCAACCAGATGAAATAGTATGTTCATCTTCCACTGGTGCAGCTGTAACGTCAGGTGGTGGTTTTGCAGTAACCCAATCTCAACCATATTACCAAGTAGTTGCAGTTGCTAAATATCTTGAAACTGCTGAAAATCTACCgccatcattttcatttgatccAACTAAACGTGCATATCCTGATATCTCATTGGTGGCTCATAAATATTCTATTGGTTATTCAGCAAATGATTCATCACTTGATAGTTGTCCATGTGGTTTAATTAATGTAGATGGTACTTCTGCCTCAACACCTACAGTTGCTGGTATTTTTGCATTGATAAATGATAAACTACTATCAGCAGGAAAATCACAATTAGGTTTCTTAAATCCATTACTATATCAAGCTGCTCAGGAACAACCAAATGTATTTAATGACATTGTTACTGGTAATATAAATTGTAATAGAGCCTATTGTTGCCAATATGGTTTCTCTGCTGCTGTTGGTTATGACCCCGCTACTG atctattttaa